The proteins below come from a single Pedobacter aquae genomic window:
- the porU gene encoding type IX secretion system sortase PorU gives MVNILPLFKSANDVYQLLEYEIILGSKAVNFQAQKTNNLKLSLASNSVLATGNWYKIGLKNEGLYKLDYNFLRNIGIAVDQLNPRFIKIFGNGGRALAQENNAARQDDLFENAIKVIGEEDGKFDPQDYVLFYAEGNVHWEFNAQTQKFIHHRNHYSDSSFYFINIEGNNGKRIIKQSYLNQNPNYNTSSYTDVQLHERENYTAIMENLKSGREWYGEDFEFNNNQNFSFNLDGIKITDSVYIEADMAIRASQNSAAELRINNQTRATLNANAVPLNFDTDYAAPAHQSFSFLPNSNNLSVSISYNKPNSLANAWLNYIRFSCTKDLKAGNWLRFRDISSTGLNRITQFNFSGNLTGKEIWDITNPLAPIAIDNSPNSFIYPTPNLKEFLLFDVQSAQEPKFIKKVANQNLHALAPNDMIIVSPPEFLSEAKRLADFRLAEQNIRSHIVTPEQIYNEFSSGARDATAIRDFMRMLYKKASANNLPKHLLLFGSGSFDNRNIKFNNHNFIVTYQSRNSLSPTQSYTSDDYFALLDDDEGNFPENFVDAAGLLDINVGRLPVASLKEAKDVVDKLIYYTQNTQLGSWRNQIAILADDEDANIHLNQAEANANILIQQKPDFNIHKIYFDAYKQESTASGSRYPDVKKAIDNILNNGVMLMNYTGHGGEGGLAAERILTVDDINNWDNTHLPIIFTATCSFSRWDDPLVRSAGELLLKKEKHGAIALFTTTRIVFASYNFDLNQSFLIALSQAAAQNRKISFGEVFRLAKNNNIGGLNINSRNFTLLGDPSTLFPIPYNKVNTLSVNEKSISNLDTLKALQKVKITGQVVAPNQAVLNAFNGTIYPVIYDKATSVTTLGQDPGLFGSTAQAFKTQTNIIYKGKASVRNGQFSFEFIVPKDINLQYGEGKISYYAENQQIDATGNLNNIIIGGLADTQNDDDTGPKIALFLNDEKFVSGGITNSSPFLLVNLNDESGINTTGIGIGHDIVATLTYNNESTSIILNDWYQAKTDSYQSGSIKYPLENLKPGIYSLKLKAWDTFNNSSEQIIDFEVKNSDKLELAHVLNYPNPFTTKTNFQFEHNHPNEDLDVQVNIYTIAGKLIKTINQTVISTGNRVNDIFWDAKDNFGDKIGRGVYIYELKVRSNFTGETAKKTEKIVIL, from the coding sequence ATGGTAAATATATTGCCACTTTTTAAAAGCGCTAATGATGTTTATCAGCTGCTAGAATATGAAATCATTTTAGGCAGTAAAGCAGTTAATTTTCAAGCTCAAAAAACCAATAATTTAAAGCTAAGTCTAGCCAGCAATTCGGTTTTAGCTACCGGTAATTGGTATAAAATTGGACTCAAAAATGAAGGACTTTACAAACTAGATTATAACTTTTTAAGAAATATAGGCATAGCTGTAGACCAGCTAAACCCTCGTTTTATTAAAATATTTGGTAACGGAGGTAGGGCTTTAGCGCAAGAAAATAATGCTGCCCGACAAGATGATTTATTTGAAAATGCCATAAAAGTTATAGGTGAAGAAGATGGCAAATTTGACCCTCAGGATTATGTTTTATTTTATGCCGAGGGGAATGTTCATTGGGAATTTAACGCACAAACTCAAAAATTTATCCATCATAGAAATCATTATTCTGATTCTTCTTTTTACTTCATCAATATAGAAGGGAATAATGGAAAACGTATCATTAAGCAATCTTACCTTAATCAAAACCCAAATTATAATACTTCTTCTTATACCGATGTACAGCTTCATGAGCGAGAAAATTATACGGCTATCATGGAAAATTTAAAATCGGGCAGAGAGTGGTACGGAGAAGATTTTGAATTTAACAATAACCAAAATTTCAGTTTTAATCTGGATGGAATAAAAATTACCGATTCTGTTTATATCGAGGCCGATATGGCCATAAGAGCCAGTCAAAACTCGGCAGCAGAATTAAGAATTAATAACCAAACAAGGGCTACTTTAAATGCAAATGCTGTTCCTTTAAATTTTGATACTGATTATGCTGCTCCCGCACATCAATCTTTCTCTTTTTTACCCAATAGCAATAATTTATCGGTAAGTATAAGCTATAATAAACCCAATTCTTTGGCCAATGCTTGGCTAAACTATATCAGATTTAGCTGTACAAAAGATTTAAAAGCAGGTAATTGGCTTAGGTTTAGAGATATTTCATCAACCGGGCTCAACAGAATTACACAATTTAACTTTTCTGGAAATTTAACAGGAAAAGAAATTTGGGATATCACTAATCCCTTGGCCCCAATTGCTATTGATAATAGCCCCAATTCTTTCATTTACCCTACACCTAACTTAAAAGAATTTTTGTTGTTTGATGTGCAAAGTGCTCAAGAACCAAAATTCATAAAAAAGGTAGCAAACCAAAATTTACATGCCTTGGCCCCAAATGATATGATCATTGTATCGCCACCAGAATTTTTATCAGAAGCTAAAAGACTGGCAGATTTTAGGCTAGCAGAACAAAATATTAGAAGTCATATTGTTACGCCAGAACAAATTTATAACGAATTTTCATCAGGGGCGAGAGATGCTACCGCCATAAGAGATTTCATGAGGATGCTTTATAAAAAAGCTAGTGCCAACAATTTACCCAAACATTTATTGCTTTTTGGAAGCGGTAGTTTTGACAATAGAAACATCAAGTTTAACAACCATAATTTCATTGTCACTTACCAATCAAGAAATTCCTTATCGCCAACGCAAAGCTATACTTCTGATGATTATTTTGCTCTATTAGATGATGATGAAGGTAATTTTCCAGAGAATTTTGTTGATGCTGCTGGTTTACTAGATATTAATGTAGGCCGACTACCAGTTGCATCTTTAAAAGAAGCTAAAGATGTGGTAGATAAACTTATTTATTACACACAAAATACCCAATTAGGAAGCTGGCGCAATCAAATAGCTATTTTGGCAGATGACGAAGATGCTAATATCCATCTCAATCAGGCTGAAGCAAATGCCAATATCCTTATCCAACAAAAACCAGATTTTAATATTCATAAAATATATTTTGATGCTTATAAACAAGAAAGCACCGCTTCAGGAAGCCGTTATCCGGATGTTAAAAAAGCTATTGATAACATATTAAATAATGGCGTTATGCTTATGAATTATACTGGGCATGGTGGCGAGGGAGGTTTAGCTGCAGAAAGAATTTTAACTGTTGATGATATTAATAATTGGGATAATACCCATTTACCCATCATTTTTACTGCAACTTGTTCTTTTAGCCGATGGGATGACCCATTGGTGCGTTCTGCCGGAGAATTATTATTAAAAAAAGAAAAGCATGGCGCTATAGCGCTATTTACCACTACCAGAATTGTTTTTGCCTCTTATAATTTTGATTTAAACCAAAGCTTTTTGATAGCTTTAAGTCAGGCAGCAGCGCAAAACAGAAAAATAAGCTTTGGCGAAGTTTTTAGATTGGCCAAGAATAATAATATTGGAGGTTTAAATATCAACTCCAGAAATTTTACCCTTTTAGGAGATCCTTCAACTTTATTTCCTATCCCTTACAATAAAGTGAATACTTTAAGCGTTAACGAAAAATCAATAAGCAACCTAGACACCTTAAAAGCCTTGCAAAAAGTTAAAATAACCGGGCAAGTTGTTGCTCCAAATCAAGCTGTATTAAACGCTTTCAACGGTACCATTTATCCGGTAATTTATGATAAAGCAACCTCTGTAACTACATTAGGACAAGACCCCGGCCTATTTGGAAGTACAGCACAAGCATTTAAAACCCAAACCAACATCATTTACAAAGGGAAAGCCAGTGTAAGAAATGGGCAATTTAGTTTCGAGTTTATTGTGCCAAAAGATATAAACCTTCAATATGGCGAAGGAAAAATAAGCTATTATGCAGAAAATCAGCAAATAGATGCTACCGGAAATCTCAATAATATAATAATTGGTGGTTTGGCTGATACCCAAAATGACGATGATACAGGCCCTAAAATAGCCCTTTTCTTAAACGATGAAAAGTTTGTTTCGGGCGGCATCACCAATAGCTCCCCATTTTTATTAGTCAATTTAAATGATGAAAGCGGTATCAATACCACTGGTATTGGCATAGGGCATGATATTGTTGCCACTTTAACTTATAATAATGAAAGTACCAGCATCATTTTAAATGATTGGTACCAAGCAAAAACAGATTCCTATCAATCTGGCAGTATCAAATATCCATTAGAAAATCTAAAGCCTGGGATTTATAGCTTAAAATTAAAAGCTTGGGATACATTTAACAATTCATCGGAACAAATAATAGATTTTGAAGTCAAAAATTCTGATAAATTAGAGCTAGCACATGTATTAAATTATCCTAATCCTTTTACAACCAAAACCAATTTTCAATTTGAACATAACCACCCTAATGAGGATTTGGATGTACAAGTAAATATTTATACTATTGCAGGCAAGCTGATTAAAACAATAAATCAAACTGTAATAAGCACTGGAAACCGCGTTAACGACATATTTTGGGATGCCAAAGATAATTTTGGAGATAAAATTGGCAGGGGCGTTTACATATACGAATTAAAAGTGCGCTCTAATTTTACTGGAGAAACAGCGAAAAAAACAGAAAAAATAGTCATCCTTTAA